The Psychrobacillus sp. FSL K6-4046 DNA window GGAATGAAGCTATCTGGCGGGCAAAGACAACGAATAGCAATTGCAAGAGCACTCTTACATGACCCTAAAATATTGTTATTAGATGAGGCTACCTCAAACTTAGATAGTGGATCAGAATCTTTTGTTCAAGAAGCACTAGAACGATTAATGAATGGTCGTACTACCTTAATCATCGCCCATCGATTGGCAACCATCATGCATGCTGACCAAATCTTTTTTATAGAGCAGGGAGAAATTACAGGCACCGGTACACATGAAGAATTACTAAGTAGTCATGAATTATATAAAGAGTTTACACAAGGACAAGGATTATCTTAGAATCTATCTGTCATATTTCTTTCTAATGTAGAATAAGATAACTTTAACCCTCTAAATTCACCTAAGAAAGTGTAAATGCCAAGCGTAGTTTTTTGCTTATATAACAGGTTTCGGATGTAAAATTTTAACTTTGAAGTTCCCAAAAGACTATTTTATAACTTTATTTTAGTAGTAAAATAAATTCATATTGATACCATTAAATTACAACTTTTAAAATATTCATAACCATTTTAGGAAAGTGATATACAAAAACACCATTTTTTTGATAGTTTTCAACAACCACTTTCATAATAATTCAATTCTATACTTTTTTCAGTTTTTTTATGCTATCTTTATTATAGTATCTGATTCCTATTTAGATCCTACTCGAGGGGGGTTGAATTAGGTGAATATAGGGCAGCTAATCAAATTAGAACGGCAAAGACAAAACATGAAGCAGGAATATTTAGCTTCAGGTATTTGCGTTCCATCTTATCTTAGTAGAATAGAAAATGGGTTAGTTATCCCTAGTGAGGATGTTCAGCAACACTTACTAAAACGATTAAATATTCCGAGTTATGCATTGAATACGACCGGAAACGAAGAAAAGTTATTATACTTTAAAAACCTTTTTAAAAGTGTTATAAATTCACGTGACAAGGAGAAAGCAAAAACTCTTTATCACGACCTCCATGTCTACATAGAAGATCATCCCTTCGAACCTAACAGGCTAACACTTCTTGTGATGGAGACACGATTGATGCTTATGCTACCTGACTATACAAAAGAGGTGCAATCAAACCTAGCTATCTTGGAAGAGTTTAAGAAAGAAATGTCTACCGATCAATTATTTTACCTGTCTACGATTCAAGGAATTATTGCCTACCAAGACAATGAATTTAGGCAAGCTTCTGAGATTTTCTTGCAAATCTTTTCTCTAATAAAAAGCTATCGCATGGAAGACTGGGAAATGGCAGAACTTTATTATATTTCTAGCTTAGCCTTTTTATCTGAGTCTAGGTATATACTAGCTATTGATTACGTAAAATCTGCTTTATCCTATTTTAATCAAGAAATTTTAATAGAGAGATCAATTGAATGTCTGGTTATTTTAGGAATAGCTCAAAAAAATACTGGTGTATTAAAAGATGCTATTGCATCTTATGAAAAGGCAAGAGAAATAAGTTCTAAAATTGAATCTGCAAAATTTAAAGGAATGATAGAACAAAATATTGGAGCATGTTATTCTCTCTTGAAAGAGAGTGATTTAGCGCTTTTTCACTTTAAAAGTAGTTTACAGGCTAATTCAGATCCCAATAAGAATGTGATTTCTATTTTATCTATTTTAAAAGAACATCATAAAAATAATGATATTAGTAATGCCTTAATTTGGTTAAATAGTGGTTTAGAAATATTAGATAAGCTCTCTGAGAGTAATAGAGATTTTTATTCTAATCATTTCACAGTCTATAAAGTATTATTGCTTAATGATCCTAACTCTATTACAACCTTTAAACAAGTCTTGGACTATTTCGAGGGTAAACAAGAGTTCAAATATTGTTCTATTTATTGCTATGTTCTAGCAAAAAAGTTAGCTAAAGAGAAACAATATAAACAAGCTACTATTTATTATCAAAAAGGCTTTAACTATCATATAAAACAATCTAAAGTATCTAGTTGGGAGGAATTGTCATGAAAAAATTTTTTATTGGTGTATTATGTCTTTCTGCATTATTAATAGCAAGCGTATCCAATGTAACTGAGATAGCTGTAGATGCAAAACCAGAAATCACTTCAATCAAGCCTGGTTCTAAATTCCTTTAAAATAGTTAGTTAAAAGAGGATTGGAATAATATTTTATCATTACACTAAAAGGGAAATTGCACTTTGGATTTCTCTTTTTGTGTTTTATTTGGGGAAATATCCGATAAGATCTATTCTCGTACTGTGTATTCACTTAAATTTGTGACCATGAATACGATTATACTAGTTGTTCGGAGTGGAGGCGGCGACTCCTAGGGGACAAGCGCGTGGGAGAGACTACAGGCTCGACCCGTGCCCCCAGGAAAGCGTCCGCCGTAACGGAGAACAACGGCTAAGTAGGTATAAAAATAAAGCAGTTCAAATTTTACTTATCGTAAAATTTGAACTGCTTTTAAATTTGAGGTAGGTTTTGTCCCACCATCTTATTTTATATTCTTTTCAATAAGTTCTATCTAGGTGAGCTGCTTCATCGAGGATTATATGGTGGCTGTAGACTTCTGCAAATTCTAGTGATTCTTCAATTTTGTCAACCATTTCGAAAACATCAAGAATCATCACTAATTTTATTATTGTCTTTTCTCCAAAGGCATTGGTATAAGTGACGTCTTTAAAATGCTCCTTTACTAAACGATCTACATCTTCAAATCTAGGTGCTCGAACGATGTTGATGGTTTCTTCAAATGTTTTATTAGGCATAGATTCAGGCGAGGAAATATGTTCAAATAATAGTTTGACCGAAAACGTTCTCTCCATTCTTTTCACCTCAATTCCTTTTTTTTCTTATCTTAATTATTGAACATTCTTGTACTAAAAGCTACTTCTTTAAGTTGTGAAAGTCTCTATTGAAAATAGCTCTAAAACGCAAAAAAAATTAGCTACTTTCATACTAAGGTTTATATCTTTTGTTGTATAATTCGACTTATATTTCACTTTAGCCACCTAAAGTTATTAGTTCTAAAATACTTTTAATTTTAAAAAACTCTGTGAGGCCATTGACAAGCCCCACAGAGTTTCTATTTTAAATATTAAATTGACTTTCATATAGGTCAGAATAGAACCCTTTTTTCTGTAGCAACTCCTGATGTGTTCCAGATTCAATTAGCGTCCCATGATGGATAACCAATATTCGATCAGCATTTTCTATCGTTTTTAAGCGATGAGCAATCACAAAGCTGGTTCGTCCTTCTGATAGCCTATTTAATCCTCGCTGAATCTCAATCTCTGTCTTCGTATCTATACTAGAAGTTGCTTCATCTAATATGAGAATGTCCGAATCCGCCAATATTACTCTAGCAATCGCTAGGAGCTGTCTCTGACCCTGACTAAGACTTGAGCCGCCGGAGGTGATGATGGTCTCATACTGATCTGGTAAGTGCTTGATGAAACTATGAGCAGATGCCATTTTGGCTGCAGCTACAACTTCCTCATCTGAAGCATTTAAACGTCCATAGCGAATATTCTCCATAATTGTTCCAGAAAACAAGAACGTATCTTGAAGCACGATTCCAATTTTTTCTCGAAGCTGGCTAATTTTATAGTTTTGAATGTTAACTCCATCTATTTGAATATTTCCAGAATCAATATCATAAAAGCGCATCAGTAGATTTATAATCGTCGTTTTGCCGGATCCAGTGGGACCAACTAATGCAACCTTCTCTCCTGCCTTTACTTGAAAGGTTATGTCCTTTAGGATAGAGGCTTCCTTTTCATATGAGAAGTTTACATGAGAAAATTGTACATCCCCCTTGAAGGATTTTATATCTAAAGCATTGTCCTTATCTTGCATGTCGGGTGATTCATCCATAATTTCAAATACCCTTTCGGCTCCTGCTATCGCAGATTGAAAAGTGTTAAGCAGGTTAGATAGCTGGTTAATCGGACGGAAGAATTGACGTGAATAGGTAACAAAAGCAGCAATAATTCCAACTGTCGCCATCTCTTGTACTGTCATCACTGCCCCTACTCCGATAATTAGCGCAAGTCCAAGATTATTGATGAAGTTATTGATTGGGCCTAAAAACCCGGATACTGTATCAGCTGCCATGGCAGAGCCTCGCAGCCTTTCATTTACACTTGAAAATTTATTAAACGTATTCTCTTCTTGGCCAAATAGAGTAATAACCTCATTACCTGAGATTGCTTCCTCTATAAAACCATTTAACTCTCCTAAATCTCGCTGTCTTTTTATAAAGTTACTGCTGCTATATTTGATAATTTTTTTCGTAGTAAAAATGATAAGCGGAATGATTAGCAGTGATACGATTGCTAAAATCCCGTTTAATGCAAACATCGCGATAGCCACTCCACTTACCATCAGAATGGAGGAAAATATTTGGATAACGCTTTGACTCAATGCATTATTTAAGCTCTCTATATCATTCGTCACACGACTCATAAGATCTCCATGGGTCCGTTTATCAAAAAATCGTAATGATAAGGTTTGGAATTTAATAAACAATTCCTGGCGCAGTGTTTGGATGGTTTTTAGCGACACTCGCACCATTAAAAATGTTTGTAGCCAAGTGAATATCGAAGATGCTGTATATACTAATGCTAAAAATATTAAGAAACGAAGAGTTCCATTTAAATCCTTAGGAATAATATAGTCATCAATTATGACTCCGATAAGGTATGGTGCTAGTAAATTTAGCAAGGTGGACACAATAACAAAGCCGCTTGCTGCAATTAGAGCTATTTTTTGTTTCTCTAAGTAACCCCATATTCTTTTAATGGTGCCTTTACTATCCTTTGCCTTGACCACAGGGCCTCCGAACCCTCTTGGACCTCGAGCCCTTCCCATGGCATTGGGTGGTTGAGTGGATGCTTTATTCATCTGAAAGGACCCCCTTCCCACTTTGCGTTTCATAAATCTCTCTATATACCTTACTAGTCTGCAGAAGCTCATCATGTGACCCAGTAGCTTCTATACGACCATCGTCAATGACTAATATTTGATCAGCATCAATGATAGAAGATACTTTAGAAGAAATGATAAACACCGTTGCTTCTCCGTATTGTTCTTTTAAAGTCTTTTGTATTGCTGCTTCAGACAACGCATCTACGGCAGATGTAGAATCATCAAAAACTAGAATCTTAGGCTGGCGAATAAAGGCCCGCGCCATAGATAAGCGTTGCTTCTGCCCTCCGGATAAATTGGTTGCACCCTGCATCAGCTCATGTTCAAATTCTTGCTCCAGTTTCTCGATAAACTCGTAGGCTACTGCGGAGCGAGCTGCATTTTCCATCTGTCTTATATCTGCATTTTCATTTCCATAGCGTAAGTTTTCCTCGATGGTACCAGAGAACAAGGTAGCCTTTTGAGGGACAAATCCAATTAGGCTTCGTAGCTCTTTTAAAGGATATTCCTTAATATCTTTACCACCTATTCGAATCATTCCCGTGTCTGGGTCATATAACCGAGAGATTAACTTTACTAGGGTAGACTTACCGCTTCCTGTTGATCCAATTATGCCAATTGTATCACCAGGATTCGCGTGAAATGAGATGTCCTTTAAGACATATTCACCGTTTTTACTATAGCTAAAGTTAACTTGGTTAAATTCTACTTCTCCAGTTACGTAAGTTTGATGTATCGGATTTACTGGCTCTTGTATTTCAATATTCGTATCTAAAACTTGCTGAATACGGTTTGCTGAGGTAAAGGAACGAGTAATTTGCATTAATACATGACTACTTGAGATAAGACCATTCATAATAATATTAAGATAATTGATAAAAGCTAGAATAACTCCAACCTGCATAGTCCCTTCATCTACTTTGATGGCACCCATCCACATCCCAAAAACAACACCTACGTTTACGATAAATAACATGACAGGCATTAGCGATAAGATGACTTGTTCTGCAGCCATATTTCTTTTAGTCAAAGTGTCATTCACATTTTTAAAAGATTCTATTTCATGATGCTTTCGATTAAATGCTTTTATAACTCGAATACCAGAAAATGTCTCTTGTAACTTCGTATTTACTTTATCCATTGCCTTCTGTACCTTGACGAAAAGCTTGCCTGTTCTTGATGAGAAGAAATAAATAAATGCCATTAAAATAGGTATAGTCACTAATAATACTGGAAATAACTCTCTTGCAGTGACCCATACGATAATAACTGAGCCTATAAACAACAATGGTCCTCGTACGAAAATACGTAATGTCATCATTAATGCCTGCTGTACTGAAGTGACATCATTTGTCACAATCGTGATAAGTTTTCCCGTTCCATAGGTATCTGTGTTACCACTAGAAAATTGCTGTGTCTTTTGAAAGACATCTCTCCGAATGTCAGCAGCAAAATTGACTGCAGCCTTGGAACTATAAACCGTACAACCTGCTCCTCCTATTAAACCGATAAATGCAGTGACGAGCATTAATATACTCATCTGGATAACATAGGCATTATCATTTTCCGCAATACCATTATCGATAATATGCTGCATAATCGTTGGCTGGAGTAAATCCATTGCCACCTCTAAACACATGAGTAAAGGAGCTAATATAGCAAAAACCGTATATGGTTTTAAATAACGAAGCAGCTTTTGTAGGGATTTCATATATTATCTCCCCCTTCTATAGATTTTCTTTTTGCAATTGCTTTGTAATAGATTGCATGAAAGCTGTTAACCGAATTGTATTTTCCTTATCTTTTCTAGAGGCTTTAACTGCTTTCCTTAGCTCATCCTCCCATAGATCGAGTGTCTCTTTAAGCTGAATGGCCTCCGAAGAATTTTGCCATTCCCATCTCGCTTGCCAATTGTCCCAAAAATCTTCTGTTTTTTGTTTAGAGTATTCTTTAAGTCGAGACTTCCCCTTGTCACCCAGAGAGTAAATTTTCTTCTCCGATTCAAGTAACAACTCAATCATTTCCTGCTCCAGCAATTCCTGCAAAGCTGGATACACGGTCCCAGCACTGGCTGAATAAAATCCCCCAGCTCGCCTTTCTAATTCCTTCATCAGCTGATAACCATGCTTTGGACCTTCCTCCAACAAATGTAGTATCGCTAGCTGAACAAACCCTCTTCTCCTTTTTATATCGATCACTTCCTTTATGTATATCGATAATTTTAATCGATATACTTTAGAAAGACAATACTAATGATATCTGATATTCGGAATAAGGAAAACAACACAAAAAGGGCCAAGAAGGTATAAATAACTTTCTTGGCCCTTATATAACGGCTAATAACATTAGCCTTCTTAGTTTAATCTTTTTAATGGTTCGAACGCTGGTCCCTCCAGCACCTCACCTTTATAGTTAAAGCGTGAACCATGACATGGACAATCCCAAGAGCTTTCTGCATTATTAAACGCAACATCGCACCCCATATGGGTGCATACTGGTTTAACTAAATACACTTTTCCATTCTCGTCCTTGTATGCGCCTACCTTTTTTCCTTCTACTTTTACAATATCACCTGTACCTACTTTTAAATCCTCTAGTTGGAGGTCTACTTTTTCGGTCTTACCTTTAACGAATTCCTTAGCAACACTCGCGTTAGCTTTTGTGAATTTAGTAATATCTTCTTTTTTCATTTTTGATCTTGTAGGTGCAAAGAATTCTGCAAATCGATTTTCTTTTCCTAATACATTGTCTACCATAATTTGAGCAGCAACTACACTGTTAGTCATCCCCCATTTTCGGTATCCAGTTGCCACTAATACATCTGGTTTGTCAGAGGTCATTACACCAATATAAGGGACTTTATCTAATGTTTCTAAATCTTGTGCAGACCATCGATAGTTATACGATTGAAAGTTAAACTTTTCCCGACCAAAGGCAGCTAACGTTTCATACTTAGCAGTGGTATCTCCCTCCTGCCTTCCTGTCACATGACCTTCTCCGCCCAACAAAATATATCTTTTCCCGTCTGATCCTAAGGCTGAACGAATTGACCTTGTGGGTTGCTCTACATTAATGTACATACCCTTCGGAGAGCTTTTTTCTGCAGGAGCGGCTATGACATAAGAACGGTGTGGTTCTAACCGTGTAAAATATAAACCATTTTCATCATTAAAAGGATAATGGCTGCAAACGAGAATTTTCTTCGCTTTTATCTTGTGGCCGTCTACTGTTTTAACGATATTGTCTGATAGAAGATCTTTAGCTCGAGTCTCTTCAAAGAAATGTACCCCATTTTGTACTGAGTGATCAACTAAAGCTTTGGCATATTTTACAGGATGAAACTGTCCTTGGTTTTCTAACCTAAGTGCTTTTTTCACCTGATATGGAAGCTCTGTTTCTTCCGTTAGAGTAGCAGGTCCAATACCTAATTTCTGATAGGCGTCCATTTCTTTTGTAACAGTATCTACTCCCGCTTCCGTATCTGCATATATGTAGGCAGGTACTTTTTCAAAATCACATTTAATACCTAAATCTGAGACGGTACGTTCCACGAAGTTAAGAGCGTCTGCCTGTGCCTCATAGTATAACTTTGCTTTTTCTTCATTAAAGGTATTGATCAGTTGCTGGTATACATGTCCATGCTGGGCGGTTACCTTTGCTGTTGTAAAACCAGTTGTTCCACTTAAAATTTTACTTCCCTCAATAACGGCCACTGATTTTCCACTTTTACTTAGTAAATATGCCGCAGTTATTCCTGTTAAACCTGCTCCAACTACTAATACGTCAACCTCTATATTTTCATTTAACTTAGGAAACAATGGGAGTTCATTATTAGCTAACCAATAAGACTCTAAGTTTCCCGGTAATATCTTTTCTGTCATTATGTTTCCTCCTTTATTTATACTAGTGTCTATCTATTCATGAAAGTTTATTCAACAGAATCCATTTCATAATTCCTTTTTTATGGATAAACACGAACAATTCAAAGAGAATAATAAAATTTATTTGTTTTTAACAAGAGAGTAGAATGGATTTTTGATTTAGAGGATGCTTTTTCATAGGGCTAGCGTATGTCTGAAGCTTGTCGATTGTTATAATTCTGCATTTAAAATGAAACTCTATTTATGCAAATTGCTTCACAGAACGTAAATGGATTGATAGTAACTCTCTTAAGCCTTTGATACCCGCCCCATATTATTACAAAACGCATTAGATAAAAATACAACTAGTTTTTATAATAGGTTGGTACGGCTAGGACACCTTATAATAAGACTTCCTGGCAGAATAATTATTAGATAAAAATAAAGCTGCGAAATTTTACTGACTCGTAAAATTTTCGCAGCCTTCTTTAAAATATTTATATAGCTTCTTTACTGATTATCTATCCTCTTCATCCCAGCACTCTGTATTTTTCAGTCCTGGTATTGATTTAGCATAAAAGACCGGATCTTCCCCTTTTTTTCGTTGCCTTGTAAAATCATCTAATACCTTAAAGGCTACTTTACCCAAGAGGATTATAACCGCTATATTCAGCGTAGCCATTAATCCCATGAAGAGATCGGCCAAGTTCCAAACAAGCTGAACATGTGCAATAGAACCAAACATTACCATACCTAATACTACAAAACGATAAGCCGTAAGCCATCCCTTGCTTGCATTCATAAATTCTATATTCGTTTCCCCGTAATAATAATTACCCATAACAGAACTAAATGCGAAGAAAAGAATAGCTATTGCTACAAAGTAAGGAGCCCATTCACCAACATGAACAGCTAATGAGTTCTGGGTAAGAACAACCCCATCATCCTCACCTGTGCTATAAAGGCCTGCCAAAATAATAATAAATGCGGTTGCTGAACAAATGATAATTGTATCAAAAAATACACCTAAACTTTGAACAAGACCTTGTTTCGCTGGATGAGATACACTTGCCGTTGCTGCAGCATTTGGAACACTCCCCATCCCTGCCTCATTAGAGAATAATCCACGTCTAACTCCTTGCATAATAGCCGCTCCAATTGTCCCTCCTACAGCTTCCTCTAGACCGAAAGCATGTGTAACAATTAACTTGAACACTCCTGGAACTTCAGAAATATTTGTAATAACTACAAAAAGAGTAATAGCCAAATAGAATAGGGCCATTACAGGAACAACTATCTGAGTAACACGGACAATCCTATGTACACCGCCAAAGATAATAATTGCTGTTAATATAACTAAAACGATTCCAATTAAATAAGGAGGAATATCAAATACCTCTCCTACAGAAGCAGCGATTGTATTGGATTGCACAGCATTAAATATAAATCCAAAACACAAGATTAAAAGAATACTAAATACTATTCCAAGCTTTCTACTCCCGAGTGCTTTCTCCATATAATATGCAGGGCCGCCACGAAAATTTTTCCCATCTCTTACCTTATATACTTGTGCCAGAGTACTTTCTATAAATGCAGTCGCCATACCAATTACAGCTATAACCCACATCCAAAATACAGCCCCTGGCCCCCCAATACCTATCGCTAAAGCCACTCCCGTTATATTACCTGTACCTACTCGAGAGGCAGTACTGATTGTAAATGCCTGAAAGGGGGAGACTCCACCTTTTTCTTCTTTTTTCTCTGTAATTAAACGAAACATCTCTCCAAACAAACGAAATTGAACAAATTTTGTACTAAACGTAAAATACAAACCTGCTCCAACGAGCAAGGCAATCAATATATAAGTCCATAAAATATTATTGAACCCATCAACAAAGGTCTCAAGCCACCCCATATTATTTCCCTCCTAATTTTATACTCTTTGCTATATACCCTATTTGTCCTACAAATAACAAGATATCGTAAACTTTTTTATTTTTTCCTGATAAAGATTTGTTTTAAATAGTTCTTAATGATTAATAAAGCCAGTTATCGTAACCTCCCAGCCTAAGACATAAGGCCGTTTCTCAAGTTTTCTACTATACAAAAATACCCCAAGAGATTTTACTCTTGGGGTATCTTTCCAATGTTACTTCCTAAAAACTACACTAGAAAGTTTTATATTTATTCAGCTAACGCTTCTGTTAATGCTGGTACTACTTGCTTCTTACGTGAAACGACACCTTTTAATAATGCAACATTATTAACAAACGCCACATTAAATGCAGCCTCCGCTTTTAATGCCATTTTCCCTAACGCTAAAGCTACGGAGTCATTATTTAGGATATCTGTTACAACAAAAAAGAATAGATCTAATTCTTTTTCTTGAATTTCCATGTTAATCAATTCTTCTAATTGCTCTTGACGTCCCATCACGTCATTCACATCAACAGCATTCACTTGAGCAATGATTACCTTATGTTCACCCATAGTAAACTCTTTCGCATCTAACGAAAGTAAATCCTCTAGGCTCTTATCACTAAGGTCGGCTCCGGCTTTTAGCATAGCTAGGCCATACTCTTCCACATTTACTCCAGCTAGTTTTTCTAATTCACGCGCAGCCGTAATATCTTCTTCCGTGCACGTTGGGGATTTAAATAATAACGTATCTGAAACAATAGCGGATAGCATCAAGCCTGCAATGTTAGACGGTATTTCGATACCTTTTTCTTTAAATATTTTATTGATGATCGTAGCAGTACACCCTACTGGCTCTGCGCGATAATACAAAGGATCTGCCGTTTCAAAGTTAGCGATACGGTGATGGTCAATAACCTCTGTAATTTGTACTTCTTCTATTCCAATTGCGCTTTGTTGTTTTTCATTGTGATCTACTAAAATTACTTTTGTCGCTTCAGTTTCTACATTTTTTATCATTCGTGGAGCTTCAAACCCAAATTTCTCAAGTGCATATTTAGTCTCATTGTTTAATTCGCCTAAACGAACTGCCTCAGCCTCTACGCCAATCGCATTTTTTAAATATGCATATACAATAGCTGAAGTAATTGTATCTGTATCAGGGTTTTGATGTCCAAAAACTAGTACCTTTTCCATGAATAATCCTCCTAAAAATCTTTTTCCGACCTTATTTTATCATATATCTTGTCTATCATTGAAAAGTAAATTTGCTAATACATCCTTGTTATTAAGAAAGTCTGCAAGTGTATATTCGTCTAGCACCGTTAAATAGGCTTTTAGTGCTCTATTTAAAGCTCTCCTTAACCCGCAAGCTGGAGTTATGACACATCGATTTGCCTGACAATCAAAGCATTCTACTAAATGGAAATCATCCTCTGTCTTCCGTACAACTTGTCCTATGTTAATCTCCCCTGGTTCCATAGCCAAACGAATACCGCCACCTCTGCCACGAATCGTTTCAATATACCCAAGTTTCCCTAAATCATAGGTCACTTTCATTAAATGATTTTTAGAAATACCATATGCTTCTGAAATATCTTTAATAGTTGATAGGTCGCCTTTGTTTTTTGCTCCTAGATAGATCAATACTCGAAGCGAAAAGTCTGTATACATTGTCATTCTCATACTAACACCGCCATTCATTCCATTATACCTACTATGACAAACTCGTGAAAGAAATGTGACTGTTTATTTACAAAGATTAAAAGATGTATTTTAAATATTGCTTTTAATTTTGATGAGGGGTATGTTGAACTTATAAAAACAAAGCGCTATTATTTATGCTCTTGTGAATAAGTCATGCAGGCACATACGGATAGCGCTGAAAATGAAAAGGATGTGCAGATGCATATGTTATCCCAACACACAATTGATATAGTAAAATCCACTGTCCCTGTCTTAGAAGTACACGGAGTAGCAATCACAACTACATTTTATAGAAATCTTTTTGAAGCTCATCCAGAGCTATTAAATATTTTTAATCATGCTAACCAAGAGAAAGGTCGCCAGCAAAATGCTTTAGCTAATACGGTCTATGCCGCAGCTGTTCATATTGATAACTTAGCTGCTATTATTCCTGCCGTAAAACAGATTGGGCAAAAGCATGTAAGTTTAGGGATTAAGCCTGAACATTATCCGATTGTCGGTCAACATCTATTAGGAGCTATAAAAGAAGTATTAGGCGATGCGGCAACAGACGAAATAAT harbors:
- a CDS encoding ABC transporter ATP-binding protein codes for the protein MNKASTQPPNAMGRARGPRGFGGPVVKAKDSKGTIKRIWGYLEKQKIALIAASGFVIVSTLLNLLAPYLIGVIIDDYIIPKDLNGTLRFLIFLALVYTASSIFTWLQTFLMVRVSLKTIQTLRQELFIKFQTLSLRFFDKRTHGDLMSRVTNDIESLNNALSQSVIQIFSSILMVSGVAIAMFALNGILAIVSLLIIPLIIFTTKKIIKYSSSNFIKRQRDLGELNGFIEEAISGNEVITLFGQEENTFNKFSSVNERLRGSAMAADTVSGFLGPINNFINNLGLALIIGVGAVMTVQEMATVGIIAAFVTYSRQFFRPINQLSNLLNTFQSAIAGAERVFEIMDESPDMQDKDNALDIKSFKGDVQFSHVNFSYEKEASILKDITFQVKAGEKVALVGPTGSGKTTIINLLMRFYDIDSGNIQIDGVNIQNYKISQLREKIGIVLQDTFLFSGTIMENIRYGRLNASDEEVVAAAKMASAHSFIKHLPDQYETIITSGGSSLSQGQRQLLAIARVILADSDILILDEATSSIDTKTEIEIQRGLNRLSEGRTSFVIAHRLKTIENADRILVIHHGTLIESGTHQELLQKKGFYSDLYESQFNI
- a CDS encoding ABC transporter ATP-binding protein — its product is MKSLQKLLRYLKPYTVFAILAPLLMCLEVAMDLLQPTIMQHIIDNGIAENDNAYVIQMSILMLVTAFIGLIGGAGCTVYSSKAAVNFAADIRRDVFQKTQQFSSGNTDTYGTGKLITIVTNDVTSVQQALMMTLRIFVRGPLLFIGSVIIVWVTARELFPVLLVTIPILMAFIYFFSSRTGKLFVKVQKAMDKVNTKLQETFSGIRVIKAFNRKHHEIESFKNVNDTLTKRNMAAEQVILSLMPVMLFIVNVGVVFGMWMGAIKVDEGTMQVGVILAFINYLNIIMNGLISSSHVLMQITRSFTSANRIQQVLDTNIEIQEPVNPIHQTYVTGEVEFNQVNFSYSKNGEYVLKDISFHANPGDTIGIIGSTGSGKSTLVKLISRLYDPDTGMIRIGGKDIKEYPLKELRSLIGFVPQKATLFSGTIEENLRYGNENADIRQMENAARSAVAYEFIEKLEQEFEHELMQGATNLSGGQKQRLSMARAFIRQPKILVFDDSTSAVDALSEAAIQKTLKEQYGEATVFIISSKVSSIIDADQILVIDDGRIEATGSHDELLQTSKVYREIYETQSGKGVLSDE
- a CDS encoding FAD-dependent oxidoreductase; the encoded protein is MTEKILPGNLESYWLANNELPLFPKLNENIEVDVLVVGAGLTGITAAYLLSKSGKSVAVIEGSKILSGTTGFTTAKVTAQHGHVYQQLINTFNEEKAKLYYEAQADALNFVERTVSDLGIKCDFEKVPAYIYADTEAGVDTVTKEMDAYQKLGIGPATLTEETELPYQVKKALRLENQGQFHPVKYAKALVDHSVQNGVHFFEETRAKDLLSDNIVKTVDGHKIKAKKILVCSHYPFNDENGLYFTRLEPHRSYVIAAPAEKSSPKGMYINVEQPTRSIRSALGSDGKRYILLGGEGHVTGRQEGDTTAKYETLAAFGREKFNFQSYNYRWSAQDLETLDKVPYIGVMTSDKPDVLVATGYRKWGMTNSVVAAQIMVDNVLGKENRFAEFFAPTRSKMKKEDITKFTKANASVAKEFVKGKTEKVDLQLEDLKVGTGDIVKVEGKKVGAYKDENGKVYLVKPVCTHMGCDVAFNNAESSWDCPCHGSRFNYKGEVLEGPAFEPLKRLN
- a CDS encoding DUF4288 domain-containing protein — its product is MERTFSVKLLFEHISSPESMPNKTFEETINIVRAPRFEDVDRLVKEHFKDVTYTNAFGEKTIIKLVMILDVFEMVDKIEESLEFAEVYSHHIILDEAAHLDRTY
- a CDS encoding helix-turn-helix transcriptional regulator, yielding MNIGQLIKLERQRQNMKQEYLASGICVPSYLSRIENGLVIPSEDVQQHLLKRLNIPSYALNTTGNEEKLLYFKNLFKSVINSRDKEKAKTLYHDLHVYIEDHPFEPNRLTLLVMETRLMLMLPDYTKEVQSNLAILEEFKKEMSTDQLFYLSTIQGIIAYQDNEFRQASEIFLQIFSLIKSYRMEDWEMAELYYISSLAFLSESRYILAIDYVKSALSYFNQEILIERSIECLVILGIAQKNTGVLKDAIASYEKAREISSKIESAKFKGMIEQNIGACYSLLKESDLALFHFKSSLQANSDPNKNVISILSILKEHHKNNDISNALIWLNSGLEILDKLSESNRDFYSNHFTVYKVLLLNDPNSITTFKQVLDYFEGKQEFKYCSIYCYVLAKKLAKEKQYKQATIYYQKGFNYHIKQSKVSSWEELS
- a CDS encoding PadR family transcriptional regulator; translation: MIDIKRRRGFVQLAILHLLEEGPKHGYQLMKELERRAGGFYSASAGTVYPALQELLEQEMIELLLESEKKIYSLGDKGKSRLKEYSKQKTEDFWDNWQARWEWQNSSEAIQLKETLDLWEDELRKAVKASRKDKENTIRLTAFMQSITKQLQKENL